In Pannonibacter sp. XCT-53, the sequence TGCTCGGCCTGTCGCTTCTCGGGCTGGCGCTCGTTGCCTTTGCCGCCCGTGTCCCGGGCCTCGTCGCGCCCGAGCGTCTGCTCTGCGGCGGCGCCTGCCGTCACATGAAGCCTTATGACCAGCTGAAACCGGAGCTGTCGGCGCTGGGGGCTGCCGGGGCCACGCTGGTGGGGGATGACGACTACACCGCCGGCAACCTGCGCGTCCTGTTCCCGCAGGCGCGAATCGTCGGGCCGTCCTGGCGGCCGGACACGCCGCCGCGGGCCGTCTGTCTCCTGGTCTGGGAGGCGGGCGAGGGGAGGCCGGAGCTGGCGGCCGCCGAGGATGTCACCCGCCGCTTCCCGGCGCTTGCGGCGGCGGATCTGGCGGCCGAGCCCCGGTTCATCGCCGCCGGCTGGCCGCATCTGTGGCTTGAGCGGGGGCACCGGGTCACGACCTTCGGCGTGGCCCTTCTGGTGCCGTCGTCACCAATGTGTCAGTGAGCTGTGGCATCAGTCACGCCCTGAGGCCCCCGATGGCGGGGGCTTGCGACCTGATCGGGGAACCATGTCCAGCACGTCCGTTTCCATCGTCCCGGCCACTGCGGAGCACCTGCCGGCCATTCTCGAGCTGATGCGGGCGGGCGCCGTCGGGGCTCTTCCAGCTGCCGCCCCCGCAACAGCCCCGGACGATCCGGCCGCGTTTCTTGCCGCCTTCGAGGCGATCCGGGCAGCCCCCGAGACCGATCTTTTCGTGGTGCTCGACGGGGCCCTCGTCGTCGCCACCTACCAGCTCACGGTCCTCAAGGGCCTCGGCTTCGGCGGGCGGCCGCGGGCGATGGTGGAAAGCGTGCACACCCGGGCGGACCGGCGCAGCCAGGGCATCGGCGCGCAGATGATGGCGCATGCCGAGGCGCGGGCGCGGGCCGCCGGCTGCTGCCTGATCCAGCTCACGTCGAACAGCGCGCGTGTCGATGCGCACCGCTTCTACGTCCGCCTCGGCTTCGAGGCGAGCCACGTCGGCTTCCGGAAGATGCTCAAGCCGGCGGTGGTCGCGGCTTGAATCCGGTCGCCCGGCGGCCTATCCTATCGTATCTTTACGATGAATTGGCCCTGATCCGGTGCGGTCCGGGCCTGAGGCAAGGAGCCCAGCCATGACCGTTTCCCAGACCCAGCCCATCGAACTGCATTACTGGCCAACGCCGAATGGCTGGAAGATCTCGATCCTGCTGGAAGAGCTTGGCGTTCCCTATGAGCTGAAGCTCGTCAACATCGGGGCGGGCGACCAGTTCCGGCCGGAGTTCCTGGCGATTGCGCCGAACAACCGGATGCCGGCCATCGTCGATCCGGAAGGCCCCGGCGGCCAGCCGATCTCCGTCTTTGAATCCGGCGCGATCCTGCAATATCTCGGCCGCAAGTTCGGCCAGTTCTACCCGGCGGACGAGCGGGGCCGGGTCGAGGTCGAGGAATGGCTGATGTGGCAGATGGGCGGCTTTGGCCCGATGCTGGGGCAGAACCATCATTTCCGCATCTATGCGCCGGAAAAGATCGAGTACGCCATGACGCGCTATCTCAACGAGACGCACCGCCTCTATGGCGTTCTCAACAAGCGCCTCGACGGCCGCGACTATGTCGCCGCTGGCCAGTACACCATTGCCGACATGGCCATCATCGGCTGGGCGCAGGGCTGGGAGCGGCAGGGCATGGATCTTGAGGAGTTCCCGCATGTGAAGGCCTGGAAGGCCCGGCTCGAGGCGCGGCCCGCCGTGCAGCGCGGACTGGCCGTCGGCCGCGAGGAGCGCGAGAAGCTGCAGCTGGCCGACAACAAGGCTGCCCAGAGCGTCCTGTTCAACCAGCGCGCCCGCTGATCGCCCCCGTCCTGACGGGCGCCGCAAGGCGCAGGGGGCGGGCGGTCGCACCGCCTGGCCCCGCTGCCCCGGCGCCCGGTCCCCGCGGTCCGGACAAGCCAGGCGCCAGCGAGCCACCCGGCCGGAACCTGATCCCGAGCCTGACCCGAGCCGGCCCCCCTCTTGAACCTGATTTGGACGTGACCCGGGGCCTGTCCCGCACGTGATCGGGATGTGATCCGGGGCCTGTCCCGGACGTCATCCGGGAACGGGCCAATCTGGCGCGCGGGCGCGGTCCGGCCGGCGGTGCGGCGACCCGGCCGGCCAGTGCCCCCGAGCAGTGACTCCGGCCAATGATGGCGGCCAATGACACCGGCCAATGACGTCGGCCAGTGACGTTGGCCAGTGACACTGGCCAGTGACGGCACTCCGGCTGTCCCCATCCGTGCTGCCGCGTCGCGTGCGCTGACGCGCCGGCGTCGGGATCGCGCCTGTTCAGGCCAGTGCAGATTTTTTCGGACCTGTTCAGTCCCGTTTCGGGTCCTGTCTCAGGCCCTGACCAGACAGCAGATCATCGCAAGGTGCCGCGCTGCGACCGGCGTGACGGGCCCGGCGCAGCCCGCCGGGGCCGCCCCCCCAGACCGTCTGCACGGCCAGCTGCCCGGCGAGCTGCCCGGGTCTTCTGTTCAGCTCTGCCGGTCAGGCCTTGCCGGGCTTGCGCGGCGGGGCCTTGCGCGCGGCCCCTGGCGCGGTCGTGATCGGGGCGAGCCTTGCGCCCGCCGATGCGGCAGGGCGTGGCGCGGTCGGGCCGGCCGCCCGGTCGGCCGCCTCGCGGTCGAGGCGGGCCTGCTTCAGGCGCTGCGTCTTTTCCGCCCGCGCCTGCACGATCTGGTCCAGTTCCTCTTCCGCGCGGCTGCGCGGTCGGGCGGGTCCTTGCGTCCGCGCAAAGGCCTCTTCGGCCTTCTGCCGGTCGCGGCTCAGTTTTTCGGTCATGGGCATGCCTTCCGGTGAGACGGGAGGGGAGGCTGGCCGGACAGGTCCGGCCAGATCAGTCCGGCCAGACGCATCCGGCCGGCAAACCGACCGGAAAACCGGCCGGAAACAGGCCGGGCGTGTCCGGCACAGCGGGGGTCCGGGCCGGGCGCACCCGGCTCCGGACAACAAAAAAGGCCAGGCGTTAAGCCTGACCTTTGCTGACGTCGCGCTTTCGACAGTGCCAGTACATCCGTGGTCAAAGGAAAGCCGACCTCATGTCACGTGGTCGCGTTACGCAGCCTGAATGCTGCGAACCGACATCTTGCCCGACTTGGCGTCGCGCTCGAGGTCGTAGACGACCTTCTGGCCTTCGACGATTTCGCGCATGCCCGAGCGTTCGACGGCGGAGATGTGCACGAAGGCGTCCTGGCCGCCGTCATCCGGCTGAATGAAACCGAAGCCCTTGGTGGCGTTGAACCATTTTACGGTACCATTGGTCATGGTGAGCCCTTTCATAGGATTAGAGATGTTTCGTCAGAACCCTGACGTGACTTTGGGTAGCGATTTTGAAAGGGAGATAGGTTCAGAACGCGGTATCAATCGCGTAGAGACAAAAGCTCGGCAGACAAATATCGATGACCCTTATTTAAAGATCATGGGGTCTTGTGTCAAGGTCGCAATTCTATTTTTGATTGTTTTTTGCCGCGCCCCGGTTTTCGTGTGAAAATTATGGCAAATTGCGAGCAGAATTTCGTCCCTGTCACCGATGATCTTTTGTCTGCGGCCCCGGCCAGGAACAGGGGGCTGATCCTGGCGAGATCTTGCGGAAATCTGGCTGTGGATCCTCGCAAGATCTGACAGGGATCCGGGTCCTCAGGCGTGGGGCCGAGACGGCACGTCCGAACGCTCCGTCGGGCGTTGCCGTTGCGAGACGCCGAAGGGCAGGGCAGGCGGGCCAGCCGGTGCCGGCCCGCGCTGCCCGTGTCGGCGGGCTGCGCCGGTTGCGGTCCCGCCTGCATTCCGCCGGCGTTCCGCTTGGGGTCTGCTTGCGTTTTGCTCCCGGTTCGCTCCCGGTTCGCTCCCGGTTCGCTCGCCGGCGGGGGCGGTCCGGACCGGGTGTCGCGGCTGGCTATTTCACGCGCGTCCAGGTCTCGCCCTTGCACAGCAGGCCGCCCATCACGCAGCCTTCCAGCTTCAGCTTGTCGTTGCCGTCCATCTGGATGAAGCCGGTGTAGGTCTCGCCGTCCTCGGCATTGTAGACCTTGCCCTTCCACTGGCCGTCCTTGCCCGTCGGCTTCATGCCGATCACCGTCTGGCTGCCCAGCAGCGGCCGGCTGCGCTTGGCCTCGTCCGGGTTCTTGTCGTCGTTGCGCGGATCCTTGAGCCAGACCAGCGTGCCGCAGAGCGCGTCGCCGCAAGGGGCGATCTTGATGCGCGAGGTGCCCGTCGGACGGGCCCACTCGCCCTTGGCTTCGGCGGCGGCCGCCGGGGCCGGGGTCATGGTCAGGGTGAAGGTCACGGTGACGGCGGCTGCGGCCGTCAACAGCAAGGCGGAGGCGAGGCCCTTCAGGCCTGCCCGGACAGTCATGGTCATGCGTATCTCCTCCCGGGATGTTTCCCTTAACGCAAAGGGAAGGCTACGCGCTTTGTCCGGGGCTGAAAAGTCGTGCCGTAAGGGAAGGGCGTCGCGTTTCTCCGCCGCGCCCGCCCAGTGGCCGCGCCCCCGTTCGCCGCGCCCTTTTCCAAGGCACGCCGGACTTGCCTGCCGGGACCGGTCTGCCCTAGATCGCTGTCGGGCGTCTGATCCAGATCAACGACGGATGCGAGGCATCGTGGCATGGCTGCGGCATGACCCTTGAGACCTTCCTTCTGGGGGCGACGGCGCTGCTTGCGACGCCTGGCCCCACCAACACGCTGCTGGCGACCTCCGGGGCCGGCCGTGGCGTCCTGCGCTCGCTGCCGCTGCTGGCGGGCGAGATCGGCGGCTATGTGCTGGCAATCCTGATCCTGCGCGAGGGCGTCGGCCCGGCCATTGCTGCCGTGCCGGCCTTCGAGACGGCGCTGCGCCTGGCCGTCTCCGGCTATCTTCTCTATCTGGCGCTGCGCCTGTGGCGGTTCGGCGCGACGGCGGAGGCAGGCGGCGGGCCGATCGGCGTCCGCCGCGTCTTCGTCACCACGCTGCTCAATCCCAAGGCGATCATCTTCGCCTTCACGCTGATCCCGGCCGAGGCGGACGGGCTGGCGCTGCTGCCCTGGATGGGCAGCCTGGCCGCGCTGATCCTCTGTGCCGGGGGGCTGTGGATCCTGGCCGGCTCGGCGATGGCGCGGGGTCTGTCCGGGCGGGTGTCGGGCCGGATCGGCTACCGGTTCAGCGCGCTGGTGCTGGCGCTGCTCGCCGGCATGGTCAGCGCCCACGCCTTCACGCTGGGCTGACCGGCCGGGGGGCTGCACCCGCGCCGGTTCGTGTGGGTGCTCAGGCCGGCTGGCGCGGGGCCGCCGTGCTGCCGCGCACCACCAGGTCAACCGGCAGCACCGTGTCGTCCATCGCCGTCTCGCCCTTCAGCCGGGCGAGCAACCGTTCGGCGGCCAGCCGTCCGATGTCATGGCGCGGCTGGCGGATCGTGGTCAGCGGCGGCGACATATGCGCCACCAGCTCGATGTCGTCGAAGCCGACGACCGAGACATCCTCCGGCACCTTCAGCCCGTGCCGCTGCACCTCGCCGATGAAGCCGCAGGCCATCGGGTCAGAGGCGAAGAACATCGCCGTCGGCCGGGTTGCGGCCGGCAGGTCAAGCCAGCGCCGGGCTGCGTCCCGGCCCGAATTGAGGCTGAAATCGCCGATCTGCAGCGCGTCCCCCGCCAGGGCGAGGCCATGGCGCGTCAAGGCCTCCTCAGTTCCTGACAGACGCGCCTCGGTCAGCACGTTGCCGCGTGGCCCGCTGACATGGCCAATCCGCCTGTGTCCAAGCGCGACCAGATGATCGATGGCCAGCCCGGCCGCCGCCCGGTTGTCGATCTTCACACGCGGGGCGGCCAGTCCCGGGATCCATTCGCAGGCCACCACCACCGGCACCTTGCCCTTCAGCTCCTCCGCTGGCAGCCGTCCGTCCAGCGCGATCAGGCCGTCGGCTCGGCCAGGCTCGGCATAGTCGATCAGCGCCTGTGCGCTGGTGCGGCAGGTGTCGGCAACCAGCAGATTGTAGCCGGCTTCCCCCAGCACGGCGGCAATGCCGGACAGGATTTCGGAGAAGAACGGGTTGGCGAGGTTCGGCACCAGCGCCACGATGCTGCCGGTGCGCTGATGCCGCAGGTTGCGGGCGGCAAGGTTCAGCCGA encodes:
- a CDS encoding LysE family translocator → MTLETFLLGATALLATPGPTNTLLATSGAGRGVLRSLPLLAGEIGGYVLAILILREGVGPAIAAVPAFETALRLAVSGYLLYLALRLWRFGATAEAGGGPIGVRRVFVTTLLNPKAIIFAFTLIPAEADGLALLPWMGSLAALILCAGGLWILAGSAMARGLSGRVSGRIGYRFSALVLALLAGMVSAHAFTLG
- a CDS encoding DUF2147 domain-containing protein produces the protein MTMTVRAGLKGLASALLLTAAAAVTVTFTLTMTPAPAAAAEAKGEWARPTGTSRIKIAPCGDALCGTLVWLKDPRNDDKNPDEAKRSRPLLGSQTVIGMKPTGKDGQWKGKVYNAEDGETYTGFIQMDGNDKLKLEGCVMGGLLCKGETWTRVK
- a CDS encoding cold-shock protein — encoded protein: MTNGTVKWFNATKGFGFIQPDDGGQDAFVHISAVERSGMREIVEGQKVVYDLERDAKSGKMSVRSIQAA
- a CDS encoding GNAT family N-acetyltransferase, giving the protein MSSTSVSIVPATAEHLPAILELMRAGAVGALPAAAPATAPDDPAAFLAAFEAIRAAPETDLFVVLDGALVVATYQLTVLKGLGFGGRPRAMVESVHTRADRRSQGIGAQMMAHAEARARAAGCCLIQLTSNSARVDAHRFYVRLGFEASHVGFRKMLKPAVVAA
- a CDS encoding glutathione S-transferase N-terminal domain-containing protein, coding for MTVSQTQPIELHYWPTPNGWKISILLEELGVPYELKLVNIGAGDQFRPEFLAIAPNNRMPAIVDPEGPGGQPISVFESGAILQYLGRKFGQFYPADERGRVEVEEWLMWQMGGFGPMLGQNHHFRIYAPEKIEYAMTRYLNETHRLYGVLNKRLDGRDYVAAGQYTIADMAIIGWAQGWERQGMDLEEFPHVKAWKARLEARPAVQRGLAVGREEREKLQLADNKAAQSVLFNQRAR
- a CDS encoding LacI family DNA-binding transcriptional regulator translates to MRPNRPKISDVARVAGVSTATVSRVLSNPDLVSSDTREAVQEAIRTTGYRLNLAARNLRHQRTGSIVALVPNLANPFFSEILSGIAAVLGEAGYNLLVADTCRTSAQALIDYAEPGRADGLIALDGRLPAEELKGKVPVVVACEWIPGLAAPRVKIDNRAAAGLAIDHLVALGHRRIGHVSGPRGNVLTEARLSGTEEALTRHGLALAGDALQIGDFSLNSGRDAARRWLDLPAATRPTAMFFASDPMACGFIGEVQRHGLKVPEDVSVVGFDDIELVAHMSPPLTTIRQPRHDIGRLAAERLLARLKGETAMDDTVLPVDLVVRGSTAAPRQPA